A single genomic interval of Salvelinus namaycush isolate Seneca chromosome 41, SaNama_1.0, whole genome shotgun sequence harbors:
- the LOC120034395 gene encoding eukaryotic translation initiation factor 3 subunit D isoform X1: MAKFHAPEIQDNPSGWGPCAVPEKFKDMPYQPFSKGDRLGKVADWTGATYQDKRYTNKYSSQFGGGSQYAYFHEEDETSFQLVDTAKTQKTAYQRNRMRFAQRNLRRDKDRRNLTQFNMQTLPKSAKQKERDRMRLQKKFQKQFGVRQKWDQKSQAQLKPRDSSVEVRSDWEVKEEMDFPRLMKMRYMEVEDPTDIECCGALEYYDKAFDRVTTRNEKPLKSIKRIFHTVTTTDDPVIRKLAKTQGNVFATDAILATLMCCTRSVNSWDIIVQRVGNKLFFDKRDNSDFDLLTVSETANEPPQDEGNSFNSPRNLAMEATYINHNFSQQCLRMGGERHKFPNPNPFVEEDIDKSEVASVAYRYRRWKLGEDIDLIVRCEHDGVMTGANGEVSFINVKTLNEWDSRHCNGVDWRQKLDSQRGAVLATELKNNSYKLARWTCCAMLAGSEYLKLGYVSRYHAKDSARHVVLGTQQFQPTEFASQINLSMENAWGILRCVIDICRKLEEGKYLILKDPNKQVIRVYSLPDGTFSSDEDEEDDDDEEEDEEEEDEQEP, from the exons ATGGCGAAGTTCCATGCCCCTGAGATCCAGGACAATCCCTCTGGATGGGGTCCCTGTGCTGTCCCTGAGAAGTTTAAGGACATGCCCTACCAGCCCTTTAGCAAAGGAGACCGTCTGGGAAAG GTGGCTGATTGGACAGGAGCAACCTACCAGGACAAGAGATACACAA ACAAGTATTCATCTCAGTTTGGGGGTGGTAGTCAGTATGCCTACTTCCATGAGGAGGACGAGACGAGCTTCCAGCTGGTGGACACTGCCAAGACGCAGAAGACTGCCTACCAGAGGAACCGCATGAGGTTTGCTCAG AGGAATCTGCGCAGGGACAAGGACCGCAGGAACCTGACCCAGTTCAATATGCAGACCCTGCCAAAGAGTGCCAAGCAGAAGGAGAG GGATCGCATGCGCCTACAGAAAAAGTTCCAAAAGCAGTTTGGCGTGCGTCAGAAGTGGGACCAGAAATCCCAG GCCCAGTTGAAACCCCGGGACTCGTCGGTGGAGGTCCGGAGTGACTGGGAGGTGAAGGAGGAGATGGACTTCCCCAGGCTGATGAAGATGAGATACATGGAGGTGGAAGACCCCACTGACAT TGAGTGCTGTGGTGCGTTGGAGTACTACGACAAGGCCTTCGACCGCGTCACCACTCGCAACGAGAAGCCTCTCAAGAGCATCAAGAGGATCTTTCACACAGTGACCACCACCGACGACCCTGTCATCCGCAAG TTGGCTAAGACCCAGGGCAATGTGTTTGCCACCGATGCCATCCTGGCCACCCTGATGTGCTGCACGCGCTCAGTCAACTCCTGGGACATCATTGTGCAGAGAGTGGGCAACAAGCTCTTCTTTGACAAGAGAGACAACTCTGACTTTG ATCTGTTGACGGTGAGTGAGACTGCCAACGAGCCACCACAGGATGAGGGCAACTCCTTCAACTCGCCCCGTAACCTGGCCATGGAGGCTACCTACATCAACCATAACTTCAGCCAGCAGTGTCTGCGCATG GGTGGGGAGAGGCACAAgttccctaaccccaacccattTGTAGAGGAGGACATAGACAAGAGTGAGGTGGCCTCTGTTGCCTACAG GTACCGCCGCTGGAAGCTGGGGGAGGACATTGACCTGATTGTACGCTGTGAGCACGATGGAGTGATGACCGGGGCCAACGGAGAGGTGTCCTTCATCAACGTCAAGACCCTCAACGAGTGGGACTCCCGG CACTGTAATGGAGTAGACTGGCGTCAGAAGCTGGACTCTCAGAGAGGAGCTGTTCTGGCCACCGAGCTGAAGAACAACAGCTACAAACTGGCCCGCTGGACCTGCTGTGCCATGCTGGCTGGCTCAGAGTACCTCAAGCTAGG GTACGTGTCTCGTTATCACGCGAAGGACTCTGCGCGCCACGTGGTCCTGGGCACCCAGCAGTTTCAGCCCACTGAGTTTGCCAGCCAGATCAACTTGAGCATGGAGAACGCCTGGGGCATCCTCCGCTGCGTCATCGACATCTGCCGCAAGCTGGAGGAGGGCAAGTACCTCATCCTCAAGGACCCCAACAAG CAAGTGATTCGGGTGTATAGCTTGCCTGACGGGACCTTCAGCTCAGATGAagatgaggaagatgatgatgatgaggaagaggacgaggaggaggaag
- the LOC120034395 gene encoding eukaryotic translation initiation factor 3 subunit D isoform X2: MAKFHAPEIQDNPSGWGPCAVPEKFKDMPYQPFSKGDRLGKVADWTGATYQDKRYTNKYSSQFGGGSQYAYFHEEDETSFQLVDTAKTQKTAYQRNRMRFAQRNLRRDKDRRNLTQFNMQTLPKSAKQKERDRMRLQKKFQKQFGVRQKWDQKSQLKPRDSSVEVRSDWEVKEEMDFPRLMKMRYMEVEDPTDIECCGALEYYDKAFDRVTTRNEKPLKSIKRIFHTVTTTDDPVIRKLAKTQGNVFATDAILATLMCCTRSVNSWDIIVQRVGNKLFFDKRDNSDFDLLTVSETANEPPQDEGNSFNSPRNLAMEATYINHNFSQQCLRMGGERHKFPNPNPFVEEDIDKSEVASVAYRYRRWKLGEDIDLIVRCEHDGVMTGANGEVSFINVKTLNEWDSRHCNGVDWRQKLDSQRGAVLATELKNNSYKLARWTCCAMLAGSEYLKLGYVSRYHAKDSARHVVLGTQQFQPTEFASQINLSMENAWGILRCVIDICRKLEEGKYLILKDPNKQVIRVYSLPDGTFSSDEDEEDDDDEEEDEEEEDEQEP, from the exons ATGGCGAAGTTCCATGCCCCTGAGATCCAGGACAATCCCTCTGGATGGGGTCCCTGTGCTGTCCCTGAGAAGTTTAAGGACATGCCCTACCAGCCCTTTAGCAAAGGAGACCGTCTGGGAAAG GTGGCTGATTGGACAGGAGCAACCTACCAGGACAAGAGATACACAA ACAAGTATTCATCTCAGTTTGGGGGTGGTAGTCAGTATGCCTACTTCCATGAGGAGGACGAGACGAGCTTCCAGCTGGTGGACACTGCCAAGACGCAGAAGACTGCCTACCAGAGGAACCGCATGAGGTTTGCTCAG AGGAATCTGCGCAGGGACAAGGACCGCAGGAACCTGACCCAGTTCAATATGCAGACCCTGCCAAAGAGTGCCAAGCAGAAGGAGAG GGATCGCATGCGCCTACAGAAAAAGTTCCAAAAGCAGTTTGGCGTGCGTCAGAAGTGGGACCAGAAATCCCAG TTGAAACCCCGGGACTCGTCGGTGGAGGTCCGGAGTGACTGGGAGGTGAAGGAGGAGATGGACTTCCCCAGGCTGATGAAGATGAGATACATGGAGGTGGAAGACCCCACTGACAT TGAGTGCTGTGGTGCGTTGGAGTACTACGACAAGGCCTTCGACCGCGTCACCACTCGCAACGAGAAGCCTCTCAAGAGCATCAAGAGGATCTTTCACACAGTGACCACCACCGACGACCCTGTCATCCGCAAG TTGGCTAAGACCCAGGGCAATGTGTTTGCCACCGATGCCATCCTGGCCACCCTGATGTGCTGCACGCGCTCAGTCAACTCCTGGGACATCATTGTGCAGAGAGTGGGCAACAAGCTCTTCTTTGACAAGAGAGACAACTCTGACTTTG ATCTGTTGACGGTGAGTGAGACTGCCAACGAGCCACCACAGGATGAGGGCAACTCCTTCAACTCGCCCCGTAACCTGGCCATGGAGGCTACCTACATCAACCATAACTTCAGCCAGCAGTGTCTGCGCATG GGTGGGGAGAGGCACAAgttccctaaccccaacccattTGTAGAGGAGGACATAGACAAGAGTGAGGTGGCCTCTGTTGCCTACAG GTACCGCCGCTGGAAGCTGGGGGAGGACATTGACCTGATTGTACGCTGTGAGCACGATGGAGTGATGACCGGGGCCAACGGAGAGGTGTCCTTCATCAACGTCAAGACCCTCAACGAGTGGGACTCCCGG CACTGTAATGGAGTAGACTGGCGTCAGAAGCTGGACTCTCAGAGAGGAGCTGTTCTGGCCACCGAGCTGAAGAACAACAGCTACAAACTGGCCCGCTGGACCTGCTGTGCCATGCTGGCTGGCTCAGAGTACCTCAAGCTAGG GTACGTGTCTCGTTATCACGCGAAGGACTCTGCGCGCCACGTGGTCCTGGGCACCCAGCAGTTTCAGCCCACTGAGTTTGCCAGCCAGATCAACTTGAGCATGGAGAACGCCTGGGGCATCCTCCGCTGCGTCATCGACATCTGCCGCAAGCTGGAGGAGGGCAAGTACCTCATCCTCAAGGACCCCAACAAG CAAGTGATTCGGGTGTATAGCTTGCCTGACGGGACCTTCAGCTCAGATGAagatgaggaagatgatgatgatgaggaagaggacgaggaggaggaag